In a genomic window of Phyllostomus discolor isolate MPI-MPIP mPhyDis1 chromosome 5, mPhyDis1.pri.v3, whole genome shotgun sequence:
- the MUL1 gene encoding mitochondrial ubiquitin ligase activator of NFKB 1, producing the protein MENGGRPSLVQFILLGSSSVVTAILYTVYRQKARDAQELKGAKRIHLGEDLKSILSEAPGKCVPYAVIEGAVRAVKETLNSQFVDNCKGVIQRLTLQEHKMVWNRTTHLWNDYSKIIHQRTNTVPFDLVPHEDSVDVAVRVLKPLDAMDLGLDTVYEKFHPSVQSFTDVIGHYISGERPKGIQETEEMLKVGATLTGVGELVLDHNSVRLQPPKQGLQYYLSSQDFDSLLQRQESSARLWKVLMLVFGFATCAALFFILRKQYLQWQERLRLKQMEQEFREREAQLLGRAAPEDREGLKSTCVVCLSSAKSCAFLECGHVCCCTECYRALPEPKRCPICRREIARVVPLYNS; encoded by the exons ATGGAGAACGGAGGACGGCCCTCGCTGGTGCAGTTCATCCTTCTGGGCAGCAGCTCTGTGGTCACCGCCATCCTGTACACCGTGTACCGGCAGAAGGCCCGGGACGCCCAAGAACTCAAG GGAGCTAAAAGAATCCACTTGGGTGAAGACTTGAAGAGTATCCTTTCAGAAGCCCCAGGAAAATGTGTGCCTTATGCTGTCATCGAAG GAGCCGTTCGGGCTGTTAAAGAAACGCTTAACAGCCAGTTTGTGGACAATTGCAAGGGTGTGATCCAGCGGCTGACGCTTCAGGAGCACAAGATGGTGTGGAACCGCACCACCCACCTTTG GAACGACTATTCCAAGATCATTCACCAGAGGACCAACACGGTGCCCTTTGACCTGGTGCCCCACGAGGACAGCGTGGATGTGGCTGTGCGAGTGCTGAAGCCCCTGGACGCCATGGACCTGGGCCTGGACACCGTGTACGAGAAGTTCCACCCCTCCGTCCAGTCCTTCACGGACGTCATCGGCCACTACATCAGTGGGGAGCGGCCCAAAGGCATCCAGGAGACCGAGGAGATGCTGAAGGTCGGGGCCACCCTCACGGGGGTGGGCGAGCTGGTCCTGGACCACAACTCCGTCCGCCTGCAGCCACCCAAGCAGGGCCTGCAGTACTACCTGAGCAGCCAGGACTTCGACAGCCTGCTGCAGCGGCAGGAGTCGAGCGCCAGGCTCTGGAAGGTCCTGATGCTGGTGTTCGGCTTCGCCACGTGCGCCGCCCTCTTCTTCATCCTCCGCAAGCAGTACCTGCAGTGGCAGGAGCGCCTGCGCCTCAAGCAGATGGAGCAGGAGTTCCGGGAGCGGGAGGCGCAGCTGCTGGGCCGCGCCGCGCCCGAGGACAGGGAGGGCCTGAAGAGCACCTGCGTCGTGTGCCTGAGCAGTGCCAAGTCCTGCGCCTTCCTGGAGTGCGGGCACGTCTGCTGCTGCACCGAGTGCTACCGCGCTCTGCCGGAGCCCAAGCGCTGCCCCATCTGCAGGCGGGAGATCGCCCGGGTGGTCCCCTTGTACAACAGCTAA
- the FAM43B gene encoding protein FAM43B, with amino-acid sequence MLPWRRDKFVLVEDEAKCKAKSLSPGLAYTSLLSSFLRSCPDLLPDWPLERLGRVFRSRRQKVELNKEDPTYTVWYLGNAVTLHAKGDGCTDDAVGKIWARCGPGGGTKMKLTLGPHGIRMQPCERGAAGGSGGRRPTHAYLLPRITYCTADGRHPRVFAWVYRHQARHKAVVLRCHAVLLARAHKARALARLLRQTALAAFSDFKRLQRQSDARHVRQQLLRAGGAAASVPRAPLRRLLNAKCAYRPPPAERGRGVPRLSSIQEEDEEEDQDSEERQEEAPPSERPEVLSLTRELRTCSLRGAPAPPLPAQPRRWKAGPRERAGQAR; translated from the coding sequence ATGCTGCCCTGGAGACGTGACAAATTCGTGCTGGTGGAAGATGAGGCCAAGTGCAAGGCGAAGAGCCTGAGCCCGGGGCTCGCCTACACGTCGCTGCTCTCCAGCTTCCTGCGCTCCTGTCCGGACCTGCTGCCCGACTGGCCGCTGGAGCGCCTGGGCCGAGTGTTCCGCAGCCGGCGCCAGAAAGTGGAGCTCAACAAGGAGGACCCGACCTACACCGTGTGGTACCTGGGCAACGCCGTCACCCTGCACGCCAAGGGCGACGGCTGCACCGACGACGCCGTGGGCAAGATCTGGGCGCGCTGCGGGCCCGGTGGGGGCACCAAGATGAAGCTGACGCTGGGGCCACACGGCATCCGCATGCAGCCGTGCGAGCGCGGCGCGGCAGGGGGCTCTGGGGGCCGCAGGCCGACGCACGCCTACCTGCTGCCGCGCATCACCTACTGTACGGCGGACGGGCGCCACCCACGCGTCTTCGCCTGGGTCTATCGCCACCAAGCGCGCCACAAGGCAGTGGTGCTGCGCTGCCACGCCGTGCTGCTGGCGCGGGCGCACAAGGCGCGCGCCCTCGCCCGCCTGCTCCGCCAGACCGCGCTGGCGGCCTTCAGCGACTTCAAGCGCCTGCAGCGCCAGAGCGACGCGCGCCACGTGCGCCAGCAGCTCCTCCGCGCCGGGGGCGCCGCTGCCTCGGTGCCCCGCGCCCCGCTGCGCCGGCTGCTCAACGCCAAGTGCGCCTACCGACCCCCGCCCGCCGAGCGCGGCCGTGGGGTCCCGCGCCTCAGCAGCATCCAGGAGGAAGACGAGGAGGAGGACCAGGACTCGGAGGAGCGCCAGGAAGAAGCGCCCCCGTCCGAGAGGCCCGAGGTGCTCAGCCTGACCCGGGAGCTGAGGACCTGCAGCCTGCGGGGCGCCCCAGCGCCTCCGCTGCCCGCACAGCCCCGCCGCTGGAAGGCCGGCCCGAGGGAACGGGCGGGCCAGGCGCGCTGA